In Desulfocurvibacter africanus subsp. africanus DSM 2603, one DNA window encodes the following:
- a CDS encoding ABC transporter ATP-binding protein — translation MRETLVSIQNVSKHFDISGGLLDQLSLSGGRLTRTRTLVRAVNSVSFDIRSGETLSVVGESGCGKSTLGRTVLGIYPPTDGTIHYRGRRIDNLPPKGWLPYRTRMQMVFQDPYASLNPRMPVRKILEEPVRFHNRGIQDNEVKDRVADVMLQVGVDPDWADRFPHEFSGGQRQRISIARALVVDPEFIVADEPIAALDVSIQAQILNLLMDAQESRGLTYLFISHDLSVVRHISTRVAVMYLGTLCELAPVKELFDNPRHPYTRALLSAIPRLGNKGFEHVRLKGEIPTPINLPEGCVFHGRCPKVHERCIKEVPIPVDHGGGVFVACHAAEEGLV, via the coding sequence ATGCGTGAAACCCTTGTCTCCATACAGAACGTCAGCAAGCATTTCGACATCTCCGGCGGTCTGCTGGACCAGCTCTCGCTGTCCGGCGGCCGGCTGACGCGCACTCGCACCCTGGTGCGCGCCGTGAACTCCGTGTCCTTCGACATCCGCTCGGGCGAAACCCTGAGCGTGGTGGGCGAGTCGGGCTGCGGCAAGTCAACCCTGGGCCGCACTGTTCTGGGCATCTACCCGCCAACCGACGGCACGATCCACTACCGGGGACGGCGCATCGACAACCTGCCCCCAAAGGGCTGGCTGCCGTACCGCACGCGCATGCAGATGGTCTTCCAGGACCCGTACGCCTCGCTCAACCCGCGCATGCCCGTGCGCAAGATCCTGGAAGAGCCCGTGCGCTTCCACAACCGGGGAATCCAGGACAACGAGGTCAAGGACCGCGTGGCCGACGTCATGCTGCAGGTCGGCGTTGACCCGGACTGGGCCGACCGTTTCCCGCACGAGTTCTCCGGCGGGCAGCGCCAACGCATTTCCATTGCACGAGCCCTGGTCGTGGACCCCGAGTTCATCGTGGCCGACGAGCCCATCGCAGCGCTCGACGTGTCCATCCAGGCCCAGATCTTGAACCTGCTCATGGACGCCCAGGAGTCTCGCGGCCTGACCTATCTGTTCATCAGCCACGACCTGTCGGTGGTGCGGCACATTTCCACCCGCGTGGCCGTCATGTACCTGGGCACGCTCTGCGAACTGGCCCCGGTCAAGGAACTGTTCGACAACCCGCGCCACCCGTACACCCGCGCGCTGCTGTCGGCCATCCCGCGCCTGGGCAACAAAGGCTTCGAGCACGTCCGCCTCAAAGGCGAAATCCCCACGCCCATCAACCTGCCCGAAGGCTGCGTATTCCACGGCCGCTGTCCCAAGGTCCACGAGCGCTGCATCAAGGAGGTCCCGATTCCAGTGGACCACGGCGGAGGCGTGTTCGTGGCCTGTCACGCGGCGGAGGAAGGATTGGTGTGA
- a CDS encoding ABC transporter ATP-binding protein has product MDNKNILSVRDLSVNFRLRHGDLPAVRNVSFDLAQGERLGLVGESGAGKSVTGFSILGLVSKPGYIAGGQVLFQGVDLASMSQEQLRDIRGNRISMIFQDPMMTLNPVLTIGTQMVETLMAHRRITRRDAEIIALDKLRKVHISSPERRLKQYPHELSGGMRQRIVIAIALLTEPALIIADEPTTALDVTIQAEIMDLLLHLCRAERMGLILITHDLAVVSQVTERIAVMYAGTIVEMGKTADIIGYPSHPYTRGLLAALPQSANGRRLNQIPGSMPSLRSIPSGCAFQNRCSSCEEVCRGSVPILEPKQKGCLAACHLLD; this is encoded by the coding sequence ATGGACAACAAGAACATCCTCTCGGTCCGCGATCTGAGCGTCAATTTCCGCCTGCGCCACGGCGACCTGCCCGCCGTGCGCAACGTGAGCTTCGATCTGGCCCAGGGCGAGCGCCTCGGGCTGGTTGGCGAGTCCGGCGCTGGCAAGTCCGTGACCGGCTTCTCCATACTGGGGCTGGTCAGCAAACCAGGCTACATCGCCGGCGGCCAAGTGCTCTTCCAGGGCGTCGACTTGGCCTCCATGAGCCAGGAGCAGTTGCGCGACATACGCGGCAACCGTATCTCCATGATCTTCCAGGACCCCATGATGACGCTCAACCCCGTACTGACCATTGGCACGCAGATGGTCGAGACGCTCATGGCCCACCGCCGCATCACGCGCCGGGACGCCGAGATCATCGCCCTGGACAAGCTCAGGAAGGTTCACATTTCTTCGCCCGAGCGTCGGCTGAAGCAGTACCCGCACGAACTGTCGGGCGGCATGCGCCAGCGCATCGTCATCGCCATCGCCCTGCTCACCGAACCTGCGCTTATCATCGCCGACGAGCCCACCACGGCGCTGGACGTGACCATCCAAGCCGAGATCATGGACCTGCTGCTGCACCTGTGCCGCGCAGAGCGCATGGGCCTTATCCTCATCACTCACGACCTGGCCGTGGTCTCGCAGGTAACCGAACGTATCGCGGTCATGTATGCCGGCACCATCGTCGAGATGGGCAAGACGGCCGACATCATCGGCTATCCTAGCCACCCCTACACGCGCGGCCTGCTCGCCGCGCTTCCCCAATCCGCCAACGGCCGGCGGCTGAACCAGATCCCCGGCTCCATGCCGAGCCTGCGCTCCATCCCGTCTGGCTGCGCCTTCCAGAACCGCTGTTCCTCCTGCGAGGAGGTCTGTCGCGGCTCGGTGCCGATCCTCGAACCCAAGCAAAAGGGCTGCCTGGCCGCCTGCCATCTCCTGGACTAA
- a CDS encoding ABC transporter permease has translation MQFIKRFANSYLLFSFLRDPVAVTSFTVLLILGVASFAAPLIAPYSPYDMHTIELLDSEKPPVWQPGGDTRFVLGTDTQGRDMFSTMLYGMRVSILIGFGAVALQAAMGIIVGLLAGYRGGRIDSVLMRMADVQLSFSTYMVAIFFGALFQATFGMGAYADLAVPMLIVVIGFAEWPQYARTVRASVLAEKRKEYVEAAKVIGLSPTRIMWRHILPNTLTPVLVISTVQVANAIMSEAALSFIGLGMPVHKPSLGSLIKAGFDYIFSGSWWITIFPGIALVVLILSINLLGDWLRDFLNPKLYKG, from the coding sequence ATGCAGTTCATAAAACGTTTCGCCAACTCCTACCTGCTGTTCTCCTTCCTGCGCGACCCCGTGGCCGTGACCAGCTTCACGGTGCTGCTGATCCTGGGCGTGGCCAGCTTCGCGGCTCCGCTCATCGCGCCCTACAGCCCCTACGACATGCACACCATCGAGCTACTCGACTCCGAGAAGCCTCCTGTCTGGCAACCGGGCGGTGACACGCGCTTCGTGCTGGGCACCGACACCCAGGGCCGCGACATGTTCTCCACCATGCTCTACGGCATGCGCGTGTCCATCCTCATCGGCTTCGGCGCTGTGGCCCTGCAGGCGGCCATGGGCATCATCGTGGGGCTGCTGGCCGGCTATCGCGGCGGGCGCATCGATTCCGTGCTCATGCGCATGGCTGACGTGCAACTGTCCTTCTCCACCTACATGGTGGCCATCTTCTTCGGAGCGCTGTTCCAGGCCACCTTCGGCATGGGCGCATACGCCGACCTGGCCGTGCCCATGCTCATCGTGGTCATCGGCTTCGCCGAGTGGCCGCAGTACGCGCGCACCGTGCGTGCCTCGGTGCTGGCCGAGAAGAGGAAGGAGTACGTAGAAGCGGCCAAGGTCATCGGCCTGTCCCCCACGCGCATCATGTGGCGACACATCCTGCCTAACACGCTCACGCCCGTGCTGGTCATCTCCACGGTGCAGGTGGCCAACGCCATCATGAGCGAGGCGGCCCTGTCCTTCATCGGCCTGGGCATGCCCGTGCACAAGCCGTCGCTCGGCTCGCTCATCAAGGCCGGCTTCGACTACATCTTCTCCGGCTCGTGGTGGATCACCATCTTCCCCGGCATTGCGCTGGTCGTGCTCATCCTGTCCATCAACCTGCTGGGCGACTGGCTGCGCGATTTCCTCAACCCCAAGCTTTACAAGGGCTAA
- a CDS encoding ABC transporter permease yields the protein MFAFIIRRISQAVLVMLVISVIGFAIKQNVGDPVREITGISVSAAEREQLRDQLGLNDPFPVQWARFLGKAVQGDLGNSFYFKRPALEVILSKAPATLELVLATSIIIVLLSVPMGIYAAVKPKSWLSRIFMGASIVGVSIPVFLTAILLIYIFSVGLGWLPSYGRGQLVTLFPGWDTGFLTKDGLLHLVMPSLALTSIMLPLFIRLIRAEMKEVLESEYIKFAIAKGLRPWRVLLVHGFKNTLMPVITVGGVQLGTMIAFTILTETVFQWKGMGSMFIEAVERADSSLMVAYLVFVGFVFVTVNTVVDLIYGLVNPMVRVAGRK from the coding sequence ATGTTTGCCTTCATTATCAGACGCATCAGCCAGGCCGTGCTGGTCATGCTGGTCATCAGCGTGATCGGTTTCGCCATCAAGCAGAACGTGGGCGACCCAGTCCGCGAGATCACCGGGATTTCCGTTTCCGCCGCCGAGCGCGAGCAGCTGCGCGATCAACTGGGCCTCAACGACCCGTTCCCAGTGCAGTGGGCCCGTTTCCTGGGCAAAGCCGTCCAGGGCGACCTCGGCAACTCCTTCTACTTCAAGCGGCCCGCCTTGGAGGTCATCCTGTCCAAGGCTCCGGCAACCCTGGAGCTCGTGCTGGCCACGTCCATCATCATCGTGCTCCTGTCGGTGCCCATGGGCATCTACGCGGCGGTCAAGCCCAAGTCCTGGCTGTCGCGCATCTTCATGGGCGCTAGCATCGTGGGCGTATCAATCCCCGTGTTCCTCACGGCCATCCTGCTCATCTACATATTTTCCGTCGGCCTCGGCTGGCTGCCCTCCTACGGCCGCGGCCAACTGGTCACGCTCTTCCCCGGCTGGGACACGGGCTTTCTGACCAAGGACGGCCTGCTGCACCTCGTCATGCCCTCGCTGGCCCTGACTTCCATCATGCTCCCGCTGTTCATCCGGCTCATCCGCGCGGAGATGAAGGAAGTCCTGGAAAGCGAGTACATCAAATTCGCCATCGCCAAGGGCTTGCGGCCCTGGCGCGTGCTGCTGGTGCACGGCTTCAAGAACACGCTCATGCCAGTCATCACCGTGGGCGGCGTGCAGCTCGGCACCATGATCGCCTTCACCATTCTCACCGAGACGGTCTTCCAGTGGAAGGGCATGGGCTCCATGTTCATCGAGGCCGTGGAGCGCGCGGACTCCTCGCTCATGGTCGCCTATCTCGTGTTCGTGGGCTTCGTGTTCGTGACGGTGAACACCGTGGTCGACCTGATCTACGGACTGGTGAACCCCATGGTCCGCGTGGCTGGGAGGAAGTAG
- a CDS encoding ABC transporter substrate-binding protein — translation MKRLLLLALSAALLGLAVAGCGEQKKEEASKAESAAAGKTLRLAIDADPVSLDPHVQLSGGMLQYSHMVFDPLVRWTKDMKFEPRLAESWEQIDPTTLRFHLRKGVTFHSGNPFTAKDVAWTLARLKQAIDYKGLYEPFGEPVIVDDHTIDIKTVRPYGLTLNMCTYIFPMDSVFYTGTDDKGLPKDANVKTEYSFANGNESGTGPFMVTSYEPGQKWVLKRFQNYWDKDTGNVSEIVLTPITEDATRVAALLAGDVDWIMPVPPQDYERIRATEKVKLITMPGTRVITFQMNVNRVEAFKDKRVREAFVRAVNNVGIVQTIMKGDATPAFQNSPQGYAGHIADLAPLYDLEKAKQLMKEAGYEQGFVVSMIAPNNRYVNDEKIAQAVAAMLAKINVKVELRTMPKAQFWDEFDAQVADVQMIGWHADTEDSANYIEYLNACPNKETGWGQYNSANYCNAKVDELVLAAGGETDMAKRAAMLQEAERMLYDDFAFIPLHWQMLSWAASNKVANAEEIVNVMDFPYFGDLNME, via the coding sequence GTGAAACGATTGCTATTGTTAGCGCTGTCCGCCGCCCTGTTGGGCCTGGCCGTTGCCGGATGCGGCGAGCAGAAGAAGGAAGAAGCTTCCAAGGCCGAATCCGCGGCCGCCGGCAAGACCCTGCGGTTGGCCATCGACGCCGACCCCGTATCCCTGGACCCGCACGTCCAGCTTTCGGGCGGCATGCTGCAGTATTCTCACATGGTCTTCGACCCGCTCGTCCGCTGGACCAAGGACATGAAGTTCGAACCGCGCCTGGCCGAGAGCTGGGAGCAGATCGATCCCACGACCCTGCGTTTCCACCTGCGCAAGGGCGTTACCTTCCATAGCGGCAATCCCTTCACCGCCAAGGACGTGGCCTGGACCCTGGCCCGCCTGAAGCAGGCCATCGACTACAAGGGCCTGTATGAGCCCTTCGGCGAGCCGGTCATCGTCGACGACCATACCATCGACATCAAGACCGTGCGCCCTTACGGCCTGACGCTCAACATGTGCACCTACATCTTCCCCATGGATTCGGTATTCTACACCGGCACCGACGACAAGGGCCTGCCCAAGGACGCCAACGTCAAGACCGAGTATTCCTTCGCCAACGGCAACGAGTCTGGCACCGGCCCCTTCATGGTGACCAGCTACGAGCCGGGCCAGAAGTGGGTGCTCAAGCGTTTCCAGAACTACTGGGACAAGGACACCGGCAACGTGTCCGAAATCGTGCTCACGCCCATCACCGAGGACGCCACCCGCGTGGCCGCCCTGCTGGCCGGCGACGTGGACTGGATCATGCCTGTTCCGCCCCAGGATTATGAGCGCATCCGCGCCACCGAAAAGGTGAAGCTCATCACCATGCCCGGCACGCGCGTCATCACCTTCCAGATGAACGTAAACCGTGTTGAAGCCTTCAAGGACAAGCGCGTGCGTGAAGCCTTCGTGCGCGCCGTGAACAACGTAGGCATCGTCCAGACCATCATGAAGGGCGACGCCACCCCGGCCTTCCAGAACTCTCCGCAGGGCTACGCCGGCCACATCGCCGACCTGGCGCCGCTCTACGACCTGGAGAAAGCCAAGCAGCTCATGAAAGAAGCCGGCTACGAGCAGGGCTTCGTCGTGAGCATGATCGCCCCCAACAACCGTTACGTGAACGACGAGAAGATCGCCCAGGCCGTGGCGGCCATGCTGGCCAAGATCAACGTCAAGGTCGAGCTGCGCACCATGCCCAAGGCCCAGTTCTGGGATGAGTTCGACGCCCAGGTGGCCGACGTGCAGATGATCGGCTGGCACGCGGATACCGAGGACTCGGCCAACTACATCGAGTACCTCAACGCCTGCCCCAACAAGGAAACCGGCTGGGGCCAGTACAACTCCGCCAACTACTGCAACGCCAAGGTCGACGAGCTGGTCCTGGCCGCCGGCGGCGAAACGGATATGGCCAAGCGCGCGGCCATGCTGCAGGAAGCCGAGCGGATGCTGTACGACGACTTCGCTTTCATTCCCCTGCACTGGCAGATGCTCTCCTGGGCCGCCTCCAACAAGGTCGCCAACGCCGAGGAGATCGTCAATGTCATGGACTTCCCCTACTTCGGGGACCTGAACATGGAATAG
- a CDS encoding glutaminyl-peptide cyclotransferase, with protein sequence MILSCPSLGLAAPFLNYRIAAVHAHDPQCFTQGLQFRDGLVYQSSGLYGRSYLRVWDLSTGRALRETPLDRRLFAEGLALAGNEIVLLTWRESMALRFDMRTLAPRGSFAYRNQGWGLAFDGQRLIQSDGSAFLILRHPDTFVPLGRLQVTDQGQPVRLLNELEWIPPEPKAGVLAGMLLANVWLAERIAVIDPANGQVRGWLDLSPLTAEAGGGKRDAVANGIAYDSSTGRLLVTGKLWAFLYELELR encoded by the coding sequence ATGATCCTGTCGTGCCCCAGCCTGGGACTCGCCGCGCCCTTCCTGAACTACCGCATCGCGGCGGTGCACGCTCATGATCCGCAATGCTTCACCCAGGGCCTGCAATTTCGCGATGGGCTGGTCTACCAGTCCTCCGGTCTCTACGGCCGCTCATACCTGCGCGTATGGGACCTGTCCACGGGCCGTGCACTGCGTGAGACGCCCCTGGATCGCCGTTTGTTCGCCGAAGGCTTGGCTCTTGCCGGCAATGAAATAGTGCTGCTGACGTGGCGTGAGAGTATGGCCTTGCGCTTCGACATGCGCACCTTGGCCCCGCGTGGCTCCTTCGCCTACCGCAACCAGGGCTGGGGTCTGGCTTTCGACGGCCAACGCTTAATCCAAAGCGACGGGTCCGCGTTTCTCATCCTGCGCCACCCCGACACTTTCGTCCCCTTGGGACGGCTGCAGGTGACCGATCAGGGCCAGCCCGTTCGCCTGCTCAACGAGCTGGAGTGGATTCCCCCTGAACCTAAGGCCGGCGTTCTGGCGGGCATGCTGCTGGCCAACGTCTGGCTGGCCGAACGCATCGCGGTCATTGATCCCGCCAACGGACAGGTGCGGGGCTGGCTGGATTTGTCGCCGCTTACGGCCGAGGCCGGAGGCGGCAAACGCGATGCCGTGGCCAACGGTATAGCCTACGACTCCTCCACGGGCCGTCTGCTCGTCACGGGCAAGCTGTGGGCCTTTCTTTACGAGCTGGAGCTGCGATAA
- the gap gene encoding type I glyceraldehyde-3-phosphate dehydrogenase: MSTIRIGINGFGRIGRQTLRAIQERYSGRMQVVAINDLHGAKTMAHLLEHDTCFGRPSWAVGLDGSDVIFGEWRIRGLSEREPARIPWGELGVDVIVEASGNFRSGPAAAAHLRAGARKVVISAPAEDEDFTVVLGVNEQAYDPARHHVISNSSCTTNCLAPAAKLVHERFGIRTGTLCTVHPYTNDQRLLDRAHADLRRARAAAQNIIPTTSSAVQSVMRVLPELAGKVQGYAVRVPTLLVALVDFTCVLERESDTEELRLLLRSAAEGPLKGILGYTDTPLVSSDFQADSRSGVVDEEYTLVQNGCLAKLVLWHDNEWGYACRIADLLGLIQERGI, translated from the coding sequence ATGAGCACCATACGCATTGGAATCAACGGCTTCGGCCGTATCGGCCGGCAGACGCTGCGGGCTATTCAGGAACGTTACAGCGGGCGCATGCAGGTCGTGGCGATCAACGATCTGCACGGCGCCAAAACCATGGCCCATCTTCTGGAGCACGACACATGCTTCGGCCGGCCGTCCTGGGCTGTGGGCCTGGACGGGTCGGACGTCATTTTCGGAGAGTGGCGCATCCGGGGGCTGTCCGAGCGCGAGCCGGCCAGAATTCCTTGGGGCGAACTTGGCGTGGATGTGATCGTCGAGGCCTCGGGCAATTTCCGCTCCGGCCCGGCTGCGGCCGCGCACCTGCGCGCGGGCGCGCGCAAGGTGGTCATCAGCGCCCCGGCCGAGGACGAGGACTTCACCGTGGTCCTGGGAGTCAACGAGCAGGCTTACGATCCCGCCCGCCACCACGTGATCTCCAACTCCTCCTGCACCACCAACTGCCTGGCGCCCGCCGCCAAGCTCGTGCACGAGCGTTTCGGCATACGCACCGGGACCTTGTGCACCGTGCATCCCTACACCAACGACCAGCGTCTGCTGGACCGGGCGCATGCAGATTTGCGCCGGGCGCGCGCGGCCGCACAGAACATCATCCCTACGACTTCGAGCGCTGTGCAGTCCGTGATGCGCGTGCTGCCCGAGTTGGCGGGCAAGGTCCAGGGCTATGCCGTGCGCGTGCCCACGCTCTTGGTTGCCCTGGTGGACTTCACCTGTGTCCTGGAGCGCGAGTCCGACACCGAGGAATTGCGTCTCCTTCTGCGCAGCGCGGCGGAAGGCCCGCTCAAGGGCATTCTCGGCTACACGGATACGCCCCTGGTTTCCTCGGATTTCCAGGCCGATTCACGCTCGGGCGTCGTGGACGAGGAATACACGCTCGTGCAGAACGGTTGTCTGGCCAAGCTCGTGCTCTGGCACGACAACGAATGGGGCTACGCCTGCCGCATCGCCGATCTGCTCGGGCTCATCCAGGAACGCGGCATTTAA
- a CDS encoding MerR family transcriptional regulator, with product MDAQDFPAGKPPDSARLYKIGQAADLLGVKPFVLRFWESEFPQLQPVRTASGQRMYTHEHIELVRRIQHLLYEQGLTIEGARKALEENGRRGLLKKIEAELLQIKRLLER from the coding sequence ATGGACGCTCAGGATTTCCCAGCAGGCAAGCCGCCCGACAGCGCAAGACTCTACAAGATCGGCCAAGCCGCCGACCTGCTTGGGGTCAAGCCCTTCGTGCTGCGCTTCTGGGAATCCGAATTCCCCCAGCTCCAGCCTGTCCGCACGGCTTCGGGCCAACGGATGTACACGCACGAGCACATCGAGCTAGTGCGCCGCATCCAGCACCTGCTGTACGAGCAGGGCCTGACAATCGAGGGTGCGCGCAAGGCTCTGGAGGAAAACGGCCGCCGCGGCCTGCTCAAGAAGATCGAAGCCGAGCTGCTGCAGATCAAGCGGCTGCTGGAGCGATAG
- a CDS encoding 3-oxoacyl-ACP synthase III family protein, whose amino-acid sequence MNARIRHVAYHLPQAVSTVDDLAREMNNGWSAEKIVRKTGIHARHIAAPGECASDLACAAARALFAEAACTPREVDFLLFCTQSPDYLLPTTACLLQDRLGLPTTAGALDFNLGCSGFVYGLGMAKGLLLTGQARKVLLLTADTYSRHVHPGDKSVRTLFGDGAAATLIEASGVPADSADEASGSIGQMVYGTDGAGYKNLLIASGGARLPRCAETARECTDKFGNTRSQDHLFMDGPEIFKFTMQVVPVCVNETLARNGLTMSDVDLFVFHQANAYMLEGLREKIGIPEERFYVNMADCGNTVSATIPIALRRAVDDGRLKPGLRVMLVGYGVGYSWAGTVLQWA is encoded by the coding sequence ATGAACGCGCGCATCCGACATGTTGCCTATCACCTGCCCCAAGCCGTGAGCACGGTCGATGATCTGGCCCGCGAAATGAACAACGGCTGGTCGGCGGAAAAGATCGTACGCAAGACCGGCATCCACGCCAGGCACATAGCAGCGCCCGGCGAGTGCGCCTCGGACCTGGCCTGCGCAGCCGCGCGCGCCCTGTTCGCCGAGGCAGCCTGCACTCCACGGGAGGTTGATTTCCTGCTCTTCTGCACGCAGTCGCCGGACTATCTCCTGCCAACCACGGCCTGCCTGCTGCAGGACCGCCTGGGGCTGCCCACGACGGCAGGGGCCCTGGATTTCAACCTGGGCTGCTCCGGCTTCGTGTACGGCCTGGGGATGGCCAAGGGGCTGCTGCTCACAGGTCAGGCGCGCAAGGTGCTGCTGCTCACGGCGGACACCTACAGCCGCCATGTGCATCCCGGCGACAAGAGCGTGCGCACATTGTTCGGGGACGGCGCGGCCGCGACCCTCATCGAGGCAAGCGGAGTTCCCGCCGACAGTGCCGATGAAGCGTCGGGCAGCATCGGCCAGATGGTCTACGGCACCGACGGCGCGGGCTACAAGAATCTCCTGATCGCCTCGGGCGGGGCCAGGCTGCCGCGCTGTGCCGAGACTGCCAGGGAATGCACGGACAAGTTCGGCAACACGCGCAGCCAAGACCACCTGTTCATGGACGGCCCGGAGATCTTCAAGTTCACCATGCAGGTCGTGCCGGTCTGCGTAAACGAGACCCTGGCGCGCAACGGCCTGACCATGTCCGACGTGGACCTGTTCGTCTTCCACCAGGCTAATGCCTACATGCTGGAGGGCCTTCGCGAGAAGATAGGCATTCCCGAGGAACGCTTCTACGTGAACATGGCCGACTGCGGGAACACTGTCAGCGCAACCATCCCCATCGCCCTTCGCCGGGCCGTGGACGACGGCCGCCTGAAGCCTGGCCTGCGCGTCATGCTGGTAGGCTACGGCGTGGGCTACTCCTGGGCCGGAACCGTACTCCAGTGGGCCTGA